Proteins encoded by one window of Deinococcus sedimenti:
- the murI gene encoding glutamate racemase, giving the protein MSDAPLGVFDSGVGGLSVLGDLRRALPGEDLLYLADTAHVPYGARPDGEIRDLTARAVSALHARGVKGVVVACNTASAFSLGDLRSRFDMPVIGLVPAVKPAVLASRSGVVGVLATPGTMRGTLLADVIREFADPAGVQVLKAVSTELVPLVEAGQAESARAREVLREILTPLAEAGADGLVLGCTHYPFLAGSIRAEFGDTFTLLDSGAAVARHTRRVLEERGLLSARISGGTEAFLVTGDPARAAPVVRELLSRALGAANVQNEGEIHRAPPRIERIQT; this is encoded by the coding sequence ATGAGTGACGCACCGCTTGGCGTGTTCGACAGTGGCGTGGGCGGCCTGAGTGTCCTGGGGGACCTGCGGCGGGCGCTGCCGGGCGAGGACCTGCTGTACCTGGCGGACACGGCGCACGTCCCGTACGGCGCGCGGCCCGACGGGGAGATCCGTGACCTGACGGCGCGGGCCGTGTCGGCGCTGCACGCACGGGGCGTGAAGGGCGTGGTGGTGGCGTGCAACACGGCGTCGGCGTTCAGCCTGGGCGACCTGCGTTCGCGCTTCGACATGCCGGTGATCGGGCTGGTCCCGGCGGTGAAACCGGCGGTCCTGGCGTCCCGGTCCGGGGTGGTGGGGGTGCTGGCGACGCCGGGCACGATGCGGGGGACGCTACTGGCGGACGTGATCCGGGAGTTCGCGGACCCGGCGGGCGTCCAGGTGCTGAAAGCCGTGAGCACCGAACTGGTGCCGCTGGTGGAGGCCGGGCAGGCGGAGTCCGCGCGGGCGCGTGAGGTGCTGCGCGAGATCCTGACGCCGCTGGCGGAGGCCGGGGCGGACGGGCTGGTGCTGGGCTGCACGCACTACCCGTTCCTGGCGGGCAGCATCCGCGCGGAGTTCGGGGACACGTTCACGCTGCTGGACAGTGGCGCGGCGGTCGCGCGGCACACGCGGCGGGTGCTGGAGGAGCGCGGCCTGCTGAGTGCGCGGATCTCGGGCGGGACCGAGGCGTTCCTCGTGACGGGTGATCCCGCGCGGGCCGCGCCGGTCGTCCGGGAGTTGCTGTCCCGTGCGCTGGGAGCCGCGAACGTGCAGAATGAGGGGGAAATTCACCGGGCTCCGCCCAGAATCGAGCGCATACAGACATGA
- the rph gene encoding ribonuclease PH, with product MTQPIREGRDLLTPRPITVKRGVNPHAPGSAHLIMGRTEILATVTLEEKAAPHMRGSKEGWLTAEYSMLPRATNDRQARERNLQNGRRHEIQRLLGRALRAGMDLRHFRNQTLYVDCDVLVADGGTRVASILAGHAALHDFCDRLIQKGRLTDWPISRNIGAVSVGLVGSEIRVDLDYAEDKVARADLNVVATSDGLIVEVQGGAEEGVLTHDEYVGMLATGTRAVQDIMADLTRQLSVIQGM from the coding sequence ATGACCCAGCCCATCCGCGAAGGCCGCGACCTCCTCACGCCCCGTCCCATCACCGTCAAGCGGGGCGTGAACCCGCACGCGCCCGGCAGCGCGCACCTGATCATGGGCCGCACCGAGATCCTCGCGACCGTGACCCTGGAAGAGAAGGCCGCGCCGCACATGCGCGGCAGCAAGGAAGGCTGGCTGACCGCCGAGTACTCCATGCTGCCCCGCGCCACGAACGACCGGCAGGCCCGCGAACGGAACCTGCAGAACGGCCGCCGTCACGAGATCCAGCGGCTGCTGGGCCGCGCGCTGCGCGCCGGGATGGACCTGCGTCACTTCCGGAACCAGACGCTGTACGTGGACTGCGACGTGCTGGTCGCGGACGGCGGGACGCGCGTGGCGAGCATCCTAGCGGGGCACGCGGCGCTGCACGACTTCTGCGACCGCCTGATCCAGAAAGGCCGCCTGACCGACTGGCCCATCTCGCGCAACATCGGCGCGGTCAGCGTCGGACTGGTCGGCAGCGAGATCCGCGTGGACCTCGATTACGCCGAGGACAAGGTCGCCCGCGCGGACCTGAACGTGGTCGCCACGAGCGACGGCCTGATCGTCGAAGTGCAGGGCGGCGCCGAGGAAGGCGTGCTGACGCACGACGAGTACGTGGGCATGCTCGCCACCGGCACGCGCGCCGTGCAGGACATCATGGCGGACCTGACGCGGCAGCTGTCGGTCATTCAGGGCATGTGA
- a CDS encoding DoxX family protein, whose amino-acid sequence MSVTRFIGRALLASIFIRNGLDHLQNPEPIVRAARGAEVPEPELAVKVNSGVMVGAGALMAAGLMPRAASLALATSLIPTTVIGHPFWDKQGKERQQQQAQFLKNLALFGALLIVSKE is encoded by the coding sequence ATGAGCGTGACGAGATTCATCGGGCGGGCGCTGCTCGCGAGCATCTTCATCAGGAATGGCCTGGATCACCTGCAGAACCCCGAACCCATCGTGCGCGCGGCGCGCGGCGCGGAAGTCCCGGAACCCGAACTGGCCGTGAAGGTCAACAGTGGCGTGATGGTCGGCGCGGGCGCCCTGATGGCAGCCGGGCTGATGCCCCGCGCCGCCAGCCTCGCCCTGGCGACCAGCCTGATTCCCACCACCGTGATCGGCCATCCCTTCTGGGACAAGCAGGGCAAGGAGCGGCAGCAGCAGCAGGCGCAGTTCCTGAAGAACCTCGCGCTGTTCGGCGCGCTCCTGATCGTCAGTAAGGAGTAG
- a CDS encoding magnesium transporter CorA family protein — translation MLTYYRSVGGKLNTIDGYIDGCWINAADPSPEELARVARETGLDLDYLSYPLDPDERSRFEREDGQLLIIMQTSYRLPEDSDIPYDTVPLGILHTDHCLVTVCALPENPVVKDVLGGLVRRVSTVKKNRLTLQLFLRNAQRFLIDVRQINKRVDAIEDKLENSQQNRELLNLLKLEKSLVYFLTGLKANEAMMERVKRDRIFEMYEEDSDLLDDVLIENLQAIEMASIASNILTSMAGAFASVISNNVNQVVKVLTVTTILVAIPTLVTSIFGMNVPIPFHDNPEGIWIVLGLAVALAVAVAGVFYRLRVL, via the coding sequence ATGCTGACGTACTACCGCAGCGTCGGCGGCAAACTGAACACCATTGACGGGTATATTGACGGCTGCTGGATCAACGCCGCCGACCCCAGCCCGGAAGAACTCGCCCGCGTCGCCCGCGAGACCGGACTGGACCTCGACTACCTGTCGTACCCGCTCGACCCGGACGAACGCTCCCGCTTCGAACGCGAGGACGGGCAGCTGCTGATCATCATGCAGACCAGCTACCGCCTGCCCGAGGACAGCGACATCCCCTACGACACCGTCCCGCTGGGCATCCTGCACACCGATCACTGCCTCGTGACCGTGTGCGCCCTGCCGGAAAACCCCGTGGTCAAGGACGTGCTGGGCGGCCTGGTGCGCCGCGTCAGCACCGTCAAGAAGAACCGCCTGACGCTGCAACTGTTCCTGCGCAACGCCCAGCGCTTCCTGATCGACGTGCGTCAGATCAACAAACGCGTGGACGCCATCGAGGACAAACTGGAGAACAGCCAGCAGAACCGCGAACTGCTGAACCTCCTGAAACTCGAAAAGAGCCTCGTGTACTTCCTGACCGGCCTGAAGGCGAACGAGGCCATGATGGAACGCGTCAAACGCGACCGCATCTTCGAGATGTACGAGGAGGACAGCGACCTGCTCGACGACGTCCTGATCGAGAACCTGCAGGCCATCGAGATGGCGTCCATCGCCAGCAACATCCTCACCAGCATGGCGGGCGCGTTCGCCAGCGTCATCAGCAACAACGTCAATCAGGTCGTGAAGGTCCTGACCGTGACCACCATCCTGGTCGCCATCCCGACCCTGGTGACCAGCATCTTCGGCATGAACGTCCCCATTCCCTTCCATGACAACCCGGAAGGCATCTGGATCGTGCTGGGCCTGGCCGTGGCGCTCGCCGTGGCGGTCGCCGGGGTGTTCTACCGCCTCCGCGTGCTGTAG
- a CDS encoding ferredoxin, protein MPHVIVSPCIGVKDQACTEVCPVECIYDGGDQFLIHPDECIDCGACVPACPVSAIFPEEDVPGGEESFIEKNRVHFGL, encoded by the coding sequence ATGCCTCACGTGATCGTTAGCCCCTGCATCGGCGTCAAGGACCAGGCCTGCACGGAAGTCTGCCCGGTGGAATGCATCTACGACGGCGGCGACCAGTTCCTGATCCACCCCGACGAGTGCATCGACTGCGGCGCGTGCGTCCCCGCCTGCCCCGTCAGCGCCATCTTCCCCGAAGAGGACGTCCCCGGCGGCGAGGAAAGCTTCATCGAGAAGAACCGCGTCCACTTCGGCCTCTGA
- a CDS encoding NTP transferase domain-containing protein, whose protein sequence is MNSSVPRWSAVVLGGGDPGDPFAAAHGVNVKPLIPVAGAPMALHVLRALRGSDRVGRVAYVGPTTPDLDPLIDIRVTDHGTLLSNLEAGVEALRGLGLTPGERVLVVTADVPMLRPEEVRDVLESAPDAGLVYPVVRREVCEAAYPGVKRTYARLKDGTFTGGNLFLLDPALIGQFLPRLREVLAARKAPLKLAGLIGWDVLLRLLTGRLSVQRLEEKVSGLLGVKARALITPHAAVGTDVDKDADLTLAEAQLRGN, encoded by the coding sequence ATGAACAGTTCAGTGCCGCGCTGGAGTGCCGTCGTGCTGGGAGGCGGGGACCCCGGCGACCCCTTCGCCGCCGCGCACGGCGTGAACGTCAAACCGCTGATTCCCGTGGCGGGCGCTCCCATGGCCCTGCACGTCCTGCGGGCCCTGCGCGGCAGCGACCGGGTGGGGCGTGTGGCGTACGTGGGGCCCACCACGCCCGACCTCGATCCGCTGATCGACATCCGCGTGACCGACCACGGCACCCTGCTGAGCAACCTCGAAGCCGGGGTGGAGGCCCTGCGCGGTCTGGGCCTCACCCCCGGCGAGCGGGTGCTGGTCGTCACCGCCGACGTGCCCATGCTGCGCCCCGAGGAGGTCCGGGACGTGCTCGAGAGCGCCCCCGACGCCGGGCTGGTGTACCCCGTCGTGCGGCGCGAGGTCTGCGAGGCCGCGTACCCCGGCGTGAAACGCACCTACGCCCGCCTGAAGGACGGCACGTTCACCGGCGGGAACCTCTTCCTGCTGGACCCGGCATTGATCGGACAGTTCCTGCCGCGCCTGCGCGAGGTCCTCGCCGCGCGCAAGGCCCCCCTGAAACTCGCGGGGCTGATCGGCTGGGACGTGCTGCTGCGCCTCCTCACGGGCCGCCTGAGCGTGCAGCGGCTGGAGGAGAAGGTGTCCGGGCTGCTGGGCGTGAAGGCCCGCGCGCTGATCACCCCGCACGCCGCCGTCGGCACCGACGTGGACAAGGACGCCGACCTGACGCTGGCCGAGGCGCAGCTGCGCGGGAACTGA
- a CDS encoding sensor histidine kinase: protein MTLRARLALWAALATGVAVLLVAGGLYWSVNGFLLQAQEQRVMSVLGTVQGRVEGLLRPRPSDDLLGSVLGVQQISVSQADLERIADDVDRRGVDLRVIARQAGGLASVGTPSFPSGVPVTLGPGLHLTGTHLILERPLRGASLQIAVDARSLREAREAFLRALVALVPLALLLSLLVGWVVAGRLLRPVRALEGAAHAIGQGGDLRRPLPGAGDGDELARLALTLQRSFAHLADARDREQGFLRAAAHDLRSPLAALTARVEGTLARDRDAERYRADLREIGTDITRLSTLANHLLLLARDPAAVQRAPVPLRDLAADAVDRARELDPLADVDLDGAGAVTVPGDRVLLGQAIWNLTTNAVRHAPGATVLVQVRAVPGGATVTVQDDGPGVDAGTLARLGEAFYRPDASRTADASGAGGHGLGLALARHVAGLHGGTLEIGSAPGAGFRVTLHLPG, encoded by the coding sequence ATGACCTTGCGGGCGCGGCTGGCGTTGTGGGCGGCCCTGGCGACCGGCGTGGCGGTGCTGCTGGTCGCGGGGGGCCTGTACTGGTCCGTGAACGGGTTCCTGCTGCAGGCGCAGGAGCAGCGGGTCATGAGCGTGCTGGGTACCGTGCAGGGCCGCGTGGAGGGGCTGCTGCGGCCGCGCCCGTCGGACGACCTGCTGGGATCGGTGCTGGGTGTCCAGCAGATCAGCGTCTCGCAGGCGGACCTGGAGCGCATCGCGGACGACGTGGACCGCCGCGGCGTGGACCTGCGCGTGATCGCCCGGCAGGCGGGCGGGCTCGCGTCGGTCGGCACGCCCAGCTTCCCGTCCGGGGTGCCCGTGACCCTGGGGCCGGGGCTGCACCTGACGGGCACGCACCTGATCCTGGAGCGGCCCCTGCGCGGCGCGTCGTTGCAGATCGCCGTGGACGCCCGTTCGCTGCGCGAGGCGCGTGAGGCGTTCCTGCGGGCGCTGGTCGCGCTGGTGCCGCTGGCGCTGCTGCTGTCCCTGCTGGTCGGCTGGGTGGTCGCGGGGCGGCTGCTGCGGCCCGTCCGGGCGCTGGAGGGCGCGGCCCACGCGATCGGGCAGGGCGGGGACCTGCGCCGTCCGCTGCCCGGCGCGGGCGACGGGGATGAACTGGCGCGGCTGGCCCTGACGCTGCAGCGCAGCTTCGCGCACCTCGCCGACGCCCGCGACCGCGAGCAGGGGTTCCTGCGCGCCGCTGCGCACGACCTGCGCTCCCCGCTGGCGGCGCTGACCGCGCGGGTCGAGGGGACCCTGGCCCGCGACCGGGACGCGGAACGGTACCGCGCGGACCTGCGGGAGATCGGCACGGACATCACGCGGCTGTCCACCCTGGCCAACCACCTGCTGCTGCTGGCGCGGGACCCGGCGGCGGTGCAGCGCGCCCCGGTGCCGCTGCGGGACCTCGCGGCGGACGCCGTGGACCGCGCCCGTGAACTCGACCCGCTGGCCGACGTGGACCTGGACGGCGCCGGGGCCGTCACGGTGCCGGGCGACCGGGTGCTGCTGGGGCAGGCGATCTGGAACCTCACCACGAATGCCGTGCGGCACGCGCCGGGCGCGACCGTGCTGGTGCAGGTCCGCGCGGTGCCCGGTGGGGCCACCGTGACCGTGCAGGACGACGGCCCCGGCGTGGACGCCGGCACCCTGGCCCGCCTGGGTGAGGCGTTCTACCGACCTGACGCCAGCCGTACCGCCGACGCGTCCGGCGCGGGGGGGCACGGGCTGGGGCTGGCGCTCGCGCGGCACGTCGCGGGGCTGCATGGCGGCACGCTGGAGATCGGCAGTGCCCCCGGCGCGGGGTTCCGCGTCACGCTGCACCTGCCGGGATAG
- a CDS encoding response regulator transcription factor, protein MRLLLVEDDARIAQPTAEALREAGYAVTWAQNGPEGLEQGALGEYPLIILDVMLPGLDGFEVARELRGQGVDSAILFLTARGELSDRVEGLDLGGDAYLVKPFAVPELLATLRALSRRERGSGAPRVTFAGGRGTLDTVARTVTWDGAEVAVTGREYALLEVLSQAPERWFTREDLIDRVWGPEFDGEARIVDVYVRYVRRKLAPEAITSERGRGYRVER, encoded by the coding sequence ATGAGACTGCTGCTCGTGGAGGACGACGCCCGCATTGCGCAGCCGACCGCCGAGGCGCTGCGCGAGGCCGGGTACGCCGTCACGTGGGCGCAGAACGGCCCCGAGGGCCTGGAGCAGGGCGCGCTGGGCGAGTACCCGCTGATCATCCTGGATGTCATGCTGCCCGGCCTGGACGGCTTCGAGGTCGCCCGTGAACTGCGCGGTCAGGGCGTGGACTCCGCGATCCTGTTCCTCACGGCGCGCGGGGAACTGAGCGACCGGGTCGAGGGTCTGGACTTGGGCGGCGACGCGTATCTGGTCAAGCCGTTCGCGGTGCCGGAACTCCTCGCGACCTTGCGGGCCCTGTCGCGCCGCGAGCGCGGGTCCGGCGCGCCACGCGTGACGTTCGCCGGGGGTCGCGGCACGCTGGACACCGTGGCCCGCACCGTCACCTGGGACGGCGCGGAGGTCGCCGTCACGGGCCGCGAGTACGCGCTGCTGGAGGTCCTGTCGCAGGCACCGGAACGCTGGTTCACCCGCGAGGACCTGATCGACCGCGTGTGGGGCCCCGAGTTCGACGGCGAGGCGCGGATCGTGGACGTGTACGTACGGTACGTTCGGCGCAAGCTGGCCCCGGAAGCCATCACGTCCGAGCGGGGGCGCGGGTACCGCGTGGAACGCTGA